One genomic window of Coffea eugenioides isolate CCC68of chromosome 1, Ceug_1.0, whole genome shotgun sequence includes the following:
- the LOC113774781 gene encoding WUSCHEL-related homeobox 3 has translation MSPSNSTRWCPTPEQLMILEEMYRGGIRTPNASQIQRITAHLSFYGKIEGKNVFYWFQNHKARERQKLRRKLSKQLYQQQLLQEQLCLHRCHNQENKFLSSNESPPPALHQLSLDKSADYLHPGGVGSAAAHMTSCTWKRDPPNMYELQNTSMMRSYGDDWTMMMLKMRDAGPTHYPSCCSSNRPLKTLELFPITTQNVKDHQATTSNPSRNSYS, from the exons atgtctccATCAAATTCAACCAGATGGTGTCCAACCCCAGAGCAGCTCATGATTTTGGAGGAAATGTATAGAGGAGGCATAAGAACACCAAATGCTTCTCAAATACAAAGGATCACGGCCCACCTTTCTTTCTATGGCAAAATCGAGGGGAAGAATGTATTTTACTGGTTTCAGAACCACAAAGCCAGGGAGAGACAGAAGCTAAGAAGGAAACTGAGCAAGCAACTATACCAACAACAACTATTACAGGAGCAGCTGTGCCTCCATCGATGCCAtaatcaagaaaacaagtttCTTAGCTCAAATGAATCTCCTCCTCCTGCTCTGCATCAGCTATCCCTCGACAAGTCAGCTGATTATCTTCATCCG GGTGGAGTTGGCAGTGCAGCAGCACATATGACCAGCTGCACATGGAAGAGGGATCCTCCAAACATGTACGAATTGCAAAATACTAGCATGATGAGAAGCTATGGTGATGATTGGACGATGATGATGTTGAAGATGAGAGACGCGGGTCCTACTCATTATCCCTCTTGCTGCAGCAGTAATAGACCCCTGAAAACCCTAGAACTCTTTCCCATCACAACCCAAAATGTCAAAGATCATCAGGCCACCACTTCCAACCCTAGCCGTAACTCATACTCGTGA
- the LOC113777163 gene encoding uncharacterized protein LOC113777163, with product MAIEKNNFKVSRFDSEFSPHSRDTNTMLSSEDEEFQRRNLSAVDSDDDDEDDDFDDCDSGAGSDDIDLLEFGEAGEEFCQVGDQTCSIPVELYDLSGLHDVLNMDVWNEVLSEEERYSLTQYLPDMDQETFMRTLMELLTGCNLHFGSPIDKLFDMLKGGLCEPRVALYRQGLNFFQRRQHYHLLRKHQNTMVSNLCQMKDAWLNCKGYSIEEKLQVLNIMKSQNSLMYDKMEELKSDSSEMEESGDGTWGKLAKDRKLGQKLARQSGYGIALASDFPSHGRQLALEPPKAGKQNKKGNLKLGGSKSAMAKELPGGFSLAHHGMDLKSGPYGPALPLSHHYRVAGFDPGAAFHSRDQMEADDYENESMYEVSVHRDQNFSRAGVSSKGGTFKMGKRHDEPLRVEEYTDNFMGLPKNDLHLYGRNNTVNQLSDIKVLTSKPLNARIPYDLGKKVKNVGNFLHHGSEDQMIYGKGRIPNLLLKGSHTEMLDGKEPFWLGTGQGGPFSAEQSYKYGDWNGKSKKWKMGRDSPELGVDNRFIDSEYQPKPLQERVRSSSMQNGGRGMAKFKGVRDFAKKDETESDSSEQIDEDEDDNPLMRSKWAYPSGISDLKVGRNSKKSKLFKKDAKDGIWTLDGSSHSTRQMSDSGEHLRMIKNGNHNWRAEQKGKMHDIGQVNAYTRDLGRNYFSGSGRLTGEDDWQQMYKLGRNDHIQEDQSERLHIPIFKSPHLERRRKGELYRDYGVPQSNFLQDNDLEEDDDSLLIKSLAGHAKVSARLGKKAQVNETYAGNHHEKSDIQLIGCNSNAKKRKVKDDVTYLDERENTSYFPYDSQLQMDDADSSKKRGKKKLGDDTVMLEKGINEVPNTEMEVEDVEPDIKPQKKHFTPITPTVHTGFSFSVIHLLSAVRMAMITQIPEDSLEVGKHLDQTEGAAIVNEDQDTRQDSSNGNHPQADLDVSKLAASSQLNVPSLTVQEIVNRVRSNPGDPCILETQEPLQDLVRGVLKIFSSKTAPLGAKGWKSLVVYEKTNKSWSWIGPVNHSPSDNEAVEEVTSPDAWGLPHKMLVKLVDSFANWLKNGQETLQQIGSLPAPPLTLMQFNLDEKERFKDLRAQKSLTTISPSCEEVRSYFRKEEVLRYSIPDRAFAYTAIDGKKSIVAPLRRCGGKPTSKARDHFMLKRDRPPHVTILCLVRDAAARLPGSIGTRADVCTLIRDSQYIVEDVSDAQVNQVVSGALDRLHYERDPCVQFDGERKLWVYLHREREEEDFEDDGTSSTKKWKRQRKEANEPSEQGSVTVAFHGPGEQSGFDLSSDLNIEPSCTDDDKKPEITYYDARDNVEENVETCHGTEQGADHSGSTPLVWDSLGLNPLQENNLLCQENSTNEDFDEEIFGREPPA from the coding sequence ATGGCGATTGAGAAGAATAACTTCAAGGTTTCGAGATTTGATTCAGAGTTTTCGCCACATAGTAGAGATACTAACACTATGTTGTCAAGTGAGGACGAGGAGTTTCAGAGGCGAAACTTGAGTGCTGTTGattctgatgatgatgatgaagatgatgattttGATGACTGTGATTCTGGGGCTGGCTCGGATGACATTGATTTACTTGAATTTGGTGAAGCTGGGGAGGAGTTTTGCCAGGTTGGTGATCAAACCTGCAGCATTCCAGTTGAGTTGTATGATCTTTCCGGGCTGCATGATGTGTTGAATATGGATGTGTGGAATGAGGTCTTGAGTGAGGAAGAAAGATACAGTCTTACTCAGTATTTACCTGACATGGACCAAGAGACTTTTATGCGGACTTTAATGGAGCTCCTTACTGGGTGTAATTTGCATTTTGGAAGTCCTATTGATAAGTTGTTTGACATGTTGAAGGGAGGGTTGTGTGAGCCGAGGGTGGCTTTGTATCGGCAGGGTTTGAATTTCTTTCAGAGAAGGCAGCATTACCATCTCTTGCGGAAGCATCAGAATACAATGGTGAGCAATCTTTGTCAAATGAAAGACGCTTGGTTGAATTGCAAAGGGTATAGCATTGAGGAAAAGCTTCAAGTTCTGAACATAATGAAGAGCCAAAATAGCTTGATGTATGACAAGATGGAGGAATTAAAAAGTGACTCGTCTGAGATGGAGGAGTCAGGAGATGGTACATGGGGCAAACTGGCCAAGGATCGAAAGCTTGGGCAGAAACTTGCCCGACAGTCTGGATATGGCATTGCTTTGGCTTCGGATTTCCCATCTCATGGCAGGCAACTGGCTTTAGAACCACCAAAGGCCGGGAAGCAGAATAAAAAAGGAAATCTCAAGTTAGGGGGATCTAAATCTGCAATGGCAAAAGAACTACCAGGTGGCTTTTCTTTGGCCCACCACGGGATGGATCTAAAATCTGGGCCTTATGGTCCAGCTCTGCCTCTTTCTCACCATTATCGAGTGGCAGGGTTTGATCCTGGGGCAGCATTCCACAGTAGGGATCAAATGGAAGCTGATGATTATGAAAATGAATCAATGTATGAAGTGTCTGTGCACAGAGATCAGAATTTCTCTCGGGCTGGGGTATCAAGCAAAGGAGGGACTTTCAAAATGGGGAAAAGACATGATGAACCTTTGAGAGTTGAAGAGTATACTGACAATTTTATGGGATTACCTAAGAATGATTTGCATTTGTATGGCAGGAACAACACTGTCAATCAATTATCAGACATCAAGGTTTTAACTTCAAAGCCACTTAATGCTAGGATTCCCTATGATCTTGGGAAAAAGGTCAAGAATGTTGGAAATTTTCTGCATCATGGTTCTGAAGATCAGATGATATATGGAAAGGGTCGAATACCAAATTTGTTACTGAAAGGAAGTCACACAGAAATGTTAGATGGGAAGGAACCCTTTTGGCTTGGTACAGGACAGGGAGGACCTTTCTCTGCTGAGCAATCATACAAGTATGGAGATTGGAATGGAAAAAGCAAGAAGTGGAAAATGGGTAGGGACTCTCCTGAGCTTGGAGTTGATAATCGATTTATTGATTCCGAGTATCAGCCAAAACCATTGCAGGAAAGAGTCAGATCAAGTTCTATGCAAAATGGTGGGCGAGGTATGGCAAAGTTTAAAGGTGTCAGGGATTTTGCTAAAAAGGATGAAACTGAATCTGATTCATCTGAGCAGATTGATGAAGATGAGGATGATAATCCCCTGATGAGGAGCAAGTGGGCTTACCCTAGTGGCATTTCTGATCTAAAAGTGGGCCGAAATTCGAAGAAGTCAAAACTTTTTAAGAAGGATGCAAAAGATGGGATCTGGACTCTTGATGGATCGTCCCACTCCACAAGACAGATGTCTGATTCTGGTGAACATCTACGGATGATTAAAAATGGGAACCACAACTGGAGAGCTGAGCAGAAAGGCAAGATGCATGATATTGGTCAAGTTAATGCTTATACTAGAGATTTGGGCAGGAATTATTTCTCTGGATCTGGTCGACTAACTGGTGAGGATGATTGGCAGCAAATGTACAAGTTGGGAAGGAATGACCATATCCAAGAAGATCAGAGCGAAAGATTGCACATTCCCATCTTTAAGTCACCACATTTGGAGAGGAGGAGGAAAGGAGAATTGTACAGGGACTATGGCGTTCCCCAGTCAAATTTTCTGCAAGATAATGATCTTGAGGAGGATGATGATTCCCTTCTGATTAAGTCATTGGCAGGGCATGCCAAGGTCTCTGCCAGGTTGGGGAAAAAAGCTCAAGTGAACGAAACATATGCTGGTAATCATCATGAAAAATCTGATATTCAATTGATAGGATGCAACTCTAATGCTAAGAAACGGAAAGTGAAGGATGATGTGACTTACCTGGATGAGAGAGAAAATACAAGTTATTTCCCCTATGATAGTCAATTGCAAATGGATGATGCTGATTCCTCAAAGAAGCGGGGGAAAAAGAAATTGGGGGATGACACTGTTATGTTGGAAAAGGGAATCAATGAAGTACCTAATACAGAGATGGAAGTAGAAGATGTCGAGCCAGATATTAAACCGCAGAAAAAGCATTTCACTCCAATTACACCCACGGTTCATACCGGCTTCTCATTCTCAGTCATTCATCTTCTTTCAGCAGTTCGCATGGCAATGATTACTCAGATTCCAGAGGACTCTTTAGAGGTTGGAAAGCATCTTGATCAGACTGAGGGTGCAGCAATTGTCAACGAGGACCAAGATACAAGGCAGGATAGCTCCAACGGAAATCATCCACAGGCAGACTTGGATGTCAGTAAGCTTGCAGCTTCTTCACAACTGAACGTTCCTTCTCTCACTGTTCAGGAAATTGTTAACCGTGTTAGATCCAATCCTGGAGATCCCTGTATTCTTGAAACTCAAGAACCACTTCAGGATTTGGTCCGAGGTGTtctgaaaatattttcatccAAAACAGCACCTTTGGGAGCTAAAGGTTGGAAATCACTTGTTGTCTATGAAAAGACAAACAAAAGTTGGTCCTGGATTGGTCCTGTGAATCACAGTCCATCTGATAATGAGGCTGTCGAGGAGGTGACATCTCCAGATGCCTGGGGTCTTCCTCACAAGATGCTTGTCAAGTTAGTCGATTCTTTTGCTAATTGGCTGAAAAATGGTCAGGAGACACTCCAACAAATAGGAAGTTTACCGGCCCCACCATTGACACTGATGCAGTTCAATTTAGATGAGAAAGAACGGTTCAAGGACCTGAGAGCTCAGAAGAGTCTCACCACTATCAGCCCAAGTTGTGAAGAAGTAAGATCTTATTTCCGTAAAGAGGAGGTACTTAGGTATTCAATTCCAGACAGAGCCTTTGCTTATACAGCTATTGATGGTAAAAAATCAATCGTTGCCCCCTTGAGAAGATGTGGTGGCAAGCCAACATCGAAGGCCAGGGATCATTTTATGCTAAAACGTGATCGTCCTCCCCATGTTACTATTCTCTGTCTTGTAAGAGATGCAGCTGCTAGATTGCCAGGAAGCATTGGGACAAGGGCAGATGTTTGCACGCTGATCAGAGATTCACAGTATATTGTGGAAGATGTTTCTGATGCTCAAGTTAATCAAGTGGTTAGTGGAGCACTGGACCGGCTACATTACGAGCGTGATCCTTGTGTGCAGTTTGATGGAGAGAGGAAACTGTGGGTGTATTTGCAcagagaaagagaagaagaggATTTTGAGGATGACGGGACATCATCGACTAAGAAATGGAAGAGgcaaagaaaagaagcaaatgAGCCATCAGAGCAAGGGTCTGTGACTGTTGCTTTTCATGGGCCGGGAGAACAAAGTGGTTTTGATTTAAGCTCTGATCTAAATATTGAACCGTCGTGCACGGATGATGATAAAAAGCCAGAGATTACATACTATGATGCCAGGGATAATGTGGAGGAGAATGTTGAGACTTGTCACGGAACTGAACAAGGTGCTGACCACAGCGGTTCTACTCCACTGGTTTGGGACTCTCTTGGCCTGAATCCTCTGCAAGAGAACAATTTGCTATGTCAGGAGAATTCTACTAATGAAGATTTTGACGAAGAAATATTCGGCCGAGAGCCACCAGCTTGA
- the LOC113765059 gene encoding kinesin-like protein KIN-5D, whose product MESQQHRRGGAGGGNGFASVSPSQTPKSSDKAARDLRSGEGSMSGKHDKDKGVNVQVIVRCRPLSDEETRLHTPVVISCNENRREVCAVQNIANKQIDRTFAFDKVFGPTSQQKDLYDQAVWPIVFEVLEGYNCTIFAYGQTGTGKTYTMEGGGRKKNGEFPSDAGVIPRAVKQIFDILETQHAEYNMKVTFLELYNEEITDLLAPEEAPKFLDDKSKKPIALMEDGKGGVFVRGLEEEIVCTANEIYKILEKGSAKRRTAETLLNKQSSRSHSIFSITIHIKECTPEGEEMIKCGKLNLVDLAGSENISRSGAREGRAREAGEINKSLLTLGRVINALVEHSGHIPYRDSKLTRLLRDSLGGKTKTCVIATVSPSIHCLEETLNTLDYAHRAKNIKNKPEINQKMMKSAMIKDLYSEIDRLKQEVYAAREKNGIYIPKDRYLQDEAEKKAMAEKIERMELDVESRDKQFVELQELYKSQQLLTAELSDKLDKTEKMLQETEHALADLEEQFRQANATIKEKEYLIANLLKSEKALMERAFDLRTELENAASDVSNLFAKIEHKDKIEDGNRILVQKFQSQLTQQLDILHKTVAASATQQEQQLKDMEEDMQSFVSTKTEATEELRSRLEKLKTMYGSGIESLDSLAGELDGNSQSTFGHLNSQVSEHSSSLTKLFNSIASEADKLLNDLQNSLHGQESKLIAFAQQQREAHQRAVTTTRSIAQITVNFFKTLDAHVSQLGQIVEESQTVNDKQLSDLERKFEECAANEERQLLEKVAELLASSNVRKKQLVQTSVNGLRQSAATRTNRLQQEMSTMQVATASVEAEWTNYMEQAESQYIEDNGAVESGKKEMEVVLQNCLQKAKLGAQQWSDAQESLFNLEKRNVDSADSIVRRGMDANQSLRARFSSAVSSALEDADVASRNLLSSIDHSLQLDNDACGNLDSLIVPCCGELRELKCGHHHKIAEITENAGKCLLEEYLVDQPSSAATPRRRAYNLPSIASIEELKTPAFEELLNSFWDAKTSKQANGDVKQHIVEVASPLKDSRVPLTAIN is encoded by the exons ATGGAATCACAACAACATAGAAGAGGAGGAGCCGGCGGAGGCAATGGCTTCGCATCGGTTTCACCATCCCAAACGCCGAAGTCGAGTGATAAGGCGGCGAGAGATCTACGATCGGGGGAGGGGAGTATGAGTGGGAAGCATGATAAGGATAAAGGCGTCAATGTACAGGTCATTGTCCGGTGCAG GCCGCTGAGTGATGAAGAGACGAGATTGCACACGCCGGTCGTGATATCTTGCAATGAGAACAGAAGAGAAGTGTGTGCTGTCCAGAACATAGCTAATAAGCAAATTGATAGAACGTTTGCTTTTGATAAG GTCTTTGGCCCGACATCCCAGCAAAAGGACTTGTATGATCAGGCTGTCTGGCCTATTGTCTTCGAAGTTTTAGAGGGCTATAACTGCACGATTTTTGCCTATGGGCAGACTGGAACAGGGAAAACTTATACGATGGAGGGAGGAGGAAGGAAAAAG AATGGGGAATTTCCTAGTGATGCAGGTGTAATTCCAAGAGCTGTCAAGCAAATATTTGACATTTTAGAAACTCAGCATGCTGAGTACAATATGAAGGTGACTTTTTTAGAGCTCTACAATGAAGAGATAACAGATCTCTTGGCTCCTGAGGAAGCCCCAAAATTCTTGGATGATAAATCAAAGAAACCAATAGCACTTATGGAGGACGGTAAAGGTGGAGTTTTCGTGAGAGGCTTGGAGGAGGAAATTGTTTGTACTGCAAATGAGATTTATAAGATATTAGAGAAAGGTTCTGCTAAAAGGCGTACAGCTGAAACCCTTCTCAACAAACAGAGCAGCCGTTCTCACTCGATATTTTCTATAACTATTCACATAAAGGAATGCACACCTGAAGGGGAGGAAATGATTAAATGCGGGAAACTGAATCTTGTTGACTTGGCTGGTTCTGAGAATATCTCCCGTTCTGGTGCTAGAGAG GGAAGAGCAAGGGAAGCGGGTGAAATCAACAAAAGTTTGCTTACTCTTGGTCGGGTGATAAATGCTTTGGTGGAACACTCTGGTCATATACCATACAG GGATAGCAAACTAACAAGATTACTGAGAGATTCTTTGGGAGGAAAAACAAAGACATGTGTGATTGCCACTGTATCACCCTCCATTCACTGCCTGGAAGAGACGCTCAACACTTTAGATTACGCTCATAGAGCCAAAAACATAAAGAACAAACCAGAG ATTAATCAGAAGATGATGAAATCTGCAATGATTAAAGATCTATACTCTGAAATTGACAGACTGAAGCAAG AGGTGTATGCTGCTAGAGAAAAGAACGGGATTTATATACCAAAAGATCGTTATCTGCAGGATGAAGCCGAGAAAAAG GCAATGGCTGAGAAGATAGAACGCATGGAGCTTGATGTGGAATCCAGGGACAAG CAATTTGTGGAGCTTCAGGAACTTTACAAATCTCAACAGCTATTGACAGCAGAGTTAAGCGACAAACTTGACAAAACTGAg AAAATGCTGCAGGAAACTGAGCATGCTTTGGCTGATCTGGAGGAACAGTTTAGACAAGCTAATGCcacaataaaagaaaaggagtatCTGATAGCCAATCTTCTGAAGTCTG AGAAAGCACTTATGGAGCGGGCGTTTGATCTTCGAACAGAACTGGAGAATGCTGCATCAGATGTCTCCAATTTGTTTGCTAAGATTG AGCACAAGGACAAAATAGAAGATGGAAACAGAATTCTTGTCCAGAAGTTCCAATCACAGCTAACGCAACAGCTTGACATCTTGCATAAAACTGTGGCAGCTTCAGCCACACAACAAGAGCAACAATTAAAGGATATGGAAGAAGATATGCAGTCCTTTGTATCCACAAAGACAGAG GCTACTGAAGAGCTTCGAAGCCGCCTCGAGAAGTTGAAAACCATGTATGGTTCTGGTATAGAATCTCTTGACAGTTTAGCTGGGGAACTTGATGGGAATTCACAGTCAACTTTTGGACATCTAAATTCTCAGGTCTCTGAGCATTCATCCTCTCTGACAAAG CTTTTCAATAGCATTGCTTCAGAGGCTGATAAACTGCTGAATGATCTTCAAAATAGTCTTCACGGTCAGGAGAGCAAACTAATTGCATTTGCACAGCAGCAACGTGAG GCTCATCAAAGAGCTGTCACGACAACAAGGTCAATTGCTCAAATAACTGTCAActttttcaaaactttggatGCGCATGTTTCACAATTAGGCCAAATTGTAGAAGAATCACAGACAGTCAATGATAAACAATTATCTGATCTAGAAAGGAAGTTTGAG GAGTGTGCTGCCAATGAAGAAAGGCAGCTCTTAGAAAAAGTGGCAGAGCTGCTTGCTAGTTCAAATGTCAGGAAGAAACAACTG GTGCAAACATCAGTTAATGGCCTCCGCCAGAGTGCAGCCACTAGAACTAATCGATTACAACAGGAGATGTCGACAATGCAAGTTGCAACTGCATCTGTTGAAGCAGAATGGACAAATTACATGGAGCAGGCTGAATCCCAGTATATTGAGGATAATGGTGCTGTGGAAAGTGGGAAAAAGGAAATGGAAGTGGTTCTTCAGAACTG CTTGCAAAAGGCAAAATTGGGTGCACAACAGTGGAGTGATGCCCAAGAATCCTTGTTCAATTTAGAGAAGAGGAACGTGGATTCTGCCGATAGCATAGTGAG GCGAGGAATGGATGCCAATCAATCCTTACGTGCACGCTTTTCTTCAGCCGTGTCATCCGCCCTTGAAGATGCTGATGTCGCAAGCAGGAATCTCCTTTCTTCTATTGACC ATTCACTGCAACTTGACAACGACGCATGTGGTAATCTTGATTCACTGATTGTTCCTTGCTGCGGTGAGCTGAGGGAACTGAAGTGTGGACATCACCACAAAATTGCGGAAATCACAGAAAATGCAGGAAAATGTCTTCTAGAAGAATACTTG GTCGATCAACCATCCAGCGCTGCTACGCCAAGAAGGAGGGCGTACAATCTTCCAAGTATTGCTTCCATTGAGGAACTCAAAACCCCTGCTTTTGAAGAATTATTGAATTCCTTTTGGGATGCAAAAACATCAAAGCAAGCAAATGGAGATGTAAAGCAGCATATAGTTGAAGTTGCTTCTCCCTTGAAAGATTCTAGAGTTCCCCTCACTGCTATTAATTAA
- the LOC113750470 gene encoding putative respiratory burst oxidase homolog protein H, which produces MGRIDRTELAKGGSAKWILESIEIDSIADVPDDDGDQPGSIPKNTNQTSFERQISNLRKRNGVPGNNFPILTRTQSGAARGLNGLRFLDRINTGKEMDAWKAIERRFYQNGVNGRIFRDKFGVCIGMAAESKEFAGELFDTLARRRMINPENGIVKEELRKFWEDITNPDLDARLHIFFEMCDKNGDGRLSEDEVKEILVMSASANKLSNFKTHAATYAALIMEELDPDHTGYIEMWQLETLLKGMVSSEDGKDISKRTLMLAKTMIPKRYRTRVSKFVLKISGKIHENWQRIWMVTLWLSVNLALFAYKFHEYRKKPTFQVLGYCVCMAKGAAETLKFNMALILLPVCRRTLTTLRETFLGTVIPFDDNINFHKLIAVAIAVGTFVHVVFHLSCNLVRLSSCPSDTFNDIYGSVFNYHQPTYFELTLSTPGATGIMMVFMMTFSFTLALHSFRRNVVKLPHPFDKLAGFNSFWYAHHLLAIVYILLILHGYFLIFSNEWYRKTTWMYLAVPMFIYASERILTMYDHKYQVDIEKAVIYTGNVLALYMSKPVGFKYKSGMYLFVKCPDISPFEWHPFSITSAPDDPYLSVHIRALGDWTTELKNTFEKACEPQDAQAKTGSLVRLETRARSGTPQQSQAGFPTILIKGPYGAPAQNYKKYDTLLLIGLGIGATPFISIIKDILNNRVELVNDLLARKKGPKRAYFYWLTREQGSFEWFKGVMDDLAEYDDHHVIEMHNYLTSVYEEGDARSALISMVQSLLHAKNGVDVVSESRIKTHFARPNWRKVFTDLATQNPSARIGVFYCGSSALTKTLKQLCHKLSLETTTRFHFHKENF; this is translated from the exons atgggACGAATCGACCGCACAGAATTGGCTAAAGGGGGATCGGCAAAATGGATTCTTGAGAGCATTGAAATTGATAGTATTGCTGATGTGCCCGATGATGATGGTGATCAGCCAGGCTCCATACCGAAAAACACAAATCAAACATCTTTTGAGAGGCAAATAAGCAATTTGAGGAAGAGAAATGGAGTTCCTGGCAACAACTTCCCCATTTTGACAAGGACACAATCAGGTGCTGCTAGAGGGCTTAATGGCTTACGATTCCTCGACAGGATTAACACAGGGAAGGAAATGGATGCATGGAAAGCAATCGAGAGACGTTTCTATCAGAATGGGGTTAATGGGAGGATTTTTAGAGACAAATTTGGGGTGTGCATTG GGATGGCAGCAGAGAGTAAGGAATTTGCGGGTGAATTGTTTGATACGTTGGCCAGGCGGAGGATGATCAACCCCGAAAATGGTATAGTCAAGGAGGAACTAAGAAAATTTTGGGAAGATATCACAAATCCAGACCTTGATGCACGGCtacatatattttttgaaat GTGTGACAAGAATGGCGATGGCAGGCTATCAGAAGATGAGGTCAAAGAG ATTCTAGTAATGAGTGCCTCAGCAAATAAGTTGTCCAACTTTAAGACTCATGCTGCAACATATGCTGCTCTAATCATGGAAGAGCTCGATCCTGACCACACGGGATACATAGAG ATGTGGCAACTAGAAACTTTACTAAAAGGGATGGTGAGCTCAGAAGATGGTAAAGATATTTCGAAGAGGACGCTAATGCTGGCGAAGACCATGATTCCCAAAAGATATAGAACTCGAGTCAGCAAATTTGTCCTAAAAATCTCGGGGAAAATACATGAGAACTGGCAGAGAATATGGATGGTCACGTTGTGGTTGAGTGTGAATTTGGCACTCTTTGCTTATAAATTTCATGAATATAGAAAAAAACCGACATTCCAAGTGTTGGGATATTGTGTCTGCATGGCTAAGGGTGCTGCTGAGACTCTGAAGTTTAACATGGCTCTGATACTCCTTCCAGTATGCAGGAGAACTCTTACAACGCTACGGGAAACATTCCTTGGTACTGTGATCCCCTTCGATGACAATATCAATTTCCACAAATTGATTGCTGTAGCAATTGCAGTAGGAACCTTTGTTCATGTAGTGTTTCATTTGAGTTGCAATTTGGTGAGATTATCAAGTTGTCCAAGTGATACATTCAACGATATATATGGAAGTGTCTTTAACTACCACCAACCTACTTATTTTGAGCTTACGCTTAGTACCCCTGGCGCAACCGGAATTATGATGGTGTTTATGATGACTTTCTCCTTCACGCTAGCGTTGCATTCATTCAGGCGCAATGTTGTAAAACTGCCACATCCATTCGACAAATTGGCAGGGTTCAATTCCTTCTGGTATGCGCATCATCTACTGGCCATTGTCTACATCCTCTTGATCTTACACGGCTACTTCTTGATCTTCTCTAACGAATGGTATCGAAAGACG ACATGGATGTATCTGGCTGTCCCAATGTTCATATATGCCAGCGAAAGAATTCTCACAATGTATGATCACAAGTACCAGGTGGACATAGAGAAG GCTGTTATATATACAGGAAATGTTCTAGCACTATACATGAGCAAACCTGTAGGATTCAAGTACAAAAGTGGGATGTACCTTTTTGTCAAATGTCCTGATATATCACCTTTTGAGTG GCATCCATTCTCCATCACATCTGCACCTGATGATCCCTATCTCAGTGTCCACATACGTGCACTGGGAGACTGGACTACGGAGCTCAAAAACACATTTGAGAAG GCCTGTGAACCTCAAGATGCACAAGCTAAAACGGGAAGCCTTGTAAGATTGGAAACACGGGCGCGTTCTGGTACTCCTCAGCAATCACAAGCAGG GTTCCCAACGATCTTGATCAAAGGACCTTATGGAGCACCTGCACAAAATTACAAGAAATATGACACCCTTCTTCTCATTGGACTGGGGATTGGAGCGACACCATTCATCAGCATTATAAAAGACATTCTAAATAATAGAGTTGAATTAGTAA ATGACTTACTAGCAAGAAAGAAAGGTCCTAAAAGAGCCTACTTTTACTGGTTAACACGCGAGCAAGGATCTTTTGAATGGTTCAAGGGAGTCATGGATGACTTAGCAGAGTATGATGATCAT CATGTCATAGAAATGCATAACTACTTGACTAGTGTATATGAAGAAGGAGATGCTCGATCAGCATTAATCTCAATGGTTCAGTCACTGCTGCATGCCAAGAATGGAGTTGATGTTGTATCAGAAAGTCGG ATTAAGACGCATTTTGCAAGACCAAACTGGAGGAAAGTGTTCACTGATTTGGCAACTCAAAATCCATCCGCACGGATTG GAGTCTTCTACTGTGGAAGTTCAGCACTTACAAAGACACTCAAACAACTATGCCATAAACTAAGCTTAGAAACGACAACACGCTTCCATTTTCACAAGGAAAACTTCTAG